A stretch of DNA from Schizosaccharomyces osmophilus chromosome 2, complete sequence:
CAAGCAAAGCagcatttttaaaatttggtttggtTTGGTTTGGTTTATAAGTTTTAAGCAAAATCATGTATAGAAGGACTTGGAATGGATGATGGATGAAAGAGtcacttttctttcttggaATTAGGTCAAACATATTCTTTAATTTCTGATCCTGTGTATATGAATAAGTTGTTTTATAAACATTgatttatttcttcataatTCCCTGCTAACatttcgttcttttcctttctttatttaGTGGGTGAGTGGATGAATTCTTACTTCAATTACCGGTTGAGAAGCATTGCCTAAGAAAAGAGCGAATTCCAATAAAACTCATTGAAATTCGAGTGTTAACATAGACGGAACCAAAGAAAGTcaagagaaaggaaagcCTGACATCAAGGTGAAGTACGAGCTGGAAATGGTTACGTTTGGGTTGCATAATGTAAATAGATCTTTCAGCATTTAACATGGCGTACTAGTGTCAAACGCAACAATTGAAATTGTTCCGGTATAAAATGATGATTTAAGAAATGCAAGGACTATTGAAATTTACCAAATTCCAACCACTATACAGTTCAGGATACTCAAAAGCGAGATCGTTGGTACAACCATTACAACTTTTGATTCAGAGACGAAAATTCAGCATGAGCAATTTAGTTGGAAAGCAAGGAAAAGGCGTACAAGGCCGACAATACGAATTGGATTTTGACCGCACTACCGTCGCTAAGAATGgaacaaaaacagaagCCAAAGTGCTGGGTACTGCATTTAATGTTCTTTTAGTTCGAGCAAAAAACCAATACTTTGCTACTGCTGGAAAATGTTCACGTATGTAATCAAGATAGGAATTTATTTGTGGCTTGAAACAAGTCAGGCTTGTTTAAGTAATCTGAATGTGGTCAAGACATACAAGCAATTTCCTGgactttttcattgtttcCTGCTATTTTATACGATACTAACAAATACCAATGATTAGATTATGGTGCTCCTTTGGTCAACGGCGCTGTGACTTCGAACGGTAGAATCGTGTGCCCTTGGCACGGTGCTTGCTTCGACAGTGCAACAGGAGACGTCGAAGATTCACCAGCCATTGCAGGGTTACGTACGTTTCCAATTTCGTCGGCGGAAGATGGCCGTCTTTTCATTGAGGTGGAAGATCAGGGCGATGGTGGTTCCAAGTTTTTGCAGCCCGCGGGTTGTTGGAGAAACAAGGCCGCCGAGGTTTACGAAAAAGGAAGCGTCCAAACTCAAGCCGCTGCTCCCCACGTATGCATTGTAGGCGGGGGCAAAGGAGCTTCTGTAGCTGCAGAGTACCTGCGTGAACGTAACTATAAAGGAAGAATCACCGTTCTCACCCGTGAAGATGTGACTCCCTATGACAGACCCAAACTGTCGAAAACGTTACTTCATGACCATTCGAAAATTGCTTTACGTTCCAAAGAATATTATGATGACCTAGACATTGAATTCCGTTTCAAGTCtaatgtaaacaaaatagatCCTAAGGCAAAAACTGTCCACTTTGGAGAAAACGAATCCTTGGACTACTCAAAGCTTATTTTAGCTACTGGTGGTGAAGCCAACAAATTTCCCCTTCCCGGCCTCGATGCCTCCAACGTTTATTGTCTTCGTTCCCTGGCAGATGCCACCAAGTTGGCATCTGCAACAAACGAATCCGGCAAGAAGAAGGACATTGCTATCATTGGAAGTAGTTTTATTGGACTCGAACTTGCCGTTGCTTTGAAGGATCATAATGTTTCTGTTGTCGGAATGGAGTCCGCaccttttgaaaaaatcatgGGCAAAGAAATGGGTAATGCCATTAAAGCATTACACGAACAGAACAATATCCACTTTTTCTTGGAGAATTCCATAAAGGAGGCCCAGAAGTCCTCAGCCGACCCTTCCATTGTGGACAAGGTTGTTCTCAAGGATGGCGAAATCATACCCGCCGAGGTTGTTGTATTGGCAGTTGGTGTCAAACCCAATTTGAGCTACATAGCAGACCATGTTCAGCTTGAAAAAGACGGAGGAGTAAAGGTAGACAAGAACTGCCGCGTCGAAGGTCTTGACGACGTGTATGCCGTTGGTGATATCGCTCATGCCCCTTATGCAGGATTACCTGAGAATGGAAACACACGTATCGAGCATTGGGACGTTGCTGGAAATACCGGTCGCGTTGCTGCAAATCACATTCTACTTGGCGAAAACGCTGAATACACCACCAAATCCTTTACTCCCTTCTTCTGGTCTGCACAGGGCAAGCAAATCAGATACTGTGGAAACAACGCCGCAGAAGGCTTTGACGATATCGTGGTTCAAGGATCAGTTCCCGATTACAAGTTTGCAATGTTTTATACTAAAGGAGAAAAAGTCGTTGGTGTCAGCAGCATCATGAAGGATCCCACTGTTTCTCAATGCTCTCGTCTTTTCCTTACAGGAAGCATGCCAACCAAATCCCAGTTGAAGGAAGGATTTGATGTTTGTTCCATTGGACTGTAAATAAACTGCTTCTTCGCATGATACGATCCTTTTAGTTATGCCTTATGCTTCTTAATGATATTACGTTTTATATCAAATTGAAAGTTCAAACACATCCACTACAAACATAATTCACATCAcattaatttttatttactagtATAAACAGTGAATCATTATCTTCACCAAAACTATTCTAAAGACCTTTTGCAAATGCCATTCATTGTTCTATCATCTGTATAGTGTTAATAAAATTTGAAATCCAACAAGaaatgaagagaaagaaatcttCAGAAAAAAGGCAATATAAGGTTATCCTCAAACACCAAAAGGCATCAGAACAGGTctgtaaatattttttcatcattcaaagaaatctttttcttatataaataaacataCCATTAGTTTATTAAAACATCTCGTTCCTGATACAGAACATAGCATACTGAAAATGAAGTAAACATAAAGCTCAAATTTATAGCTAATATTGTTTCGATTTGTGACTGTTTTTCGCTTATAAGCAGGTTTGCTAGCCATCTGTGATTTCGATAACGCAGTCCAACCGAGATTGTAATCTATTGAGGCATCTTGTTACCACTTGTTTTCGCAGAGTTGCTACTCGTAAGACGAAACTTGCCAAATACCAAATAATTGTTTGACAAGCAAAACGCCGGAATTAGCAGCTTTgcttgtaaacaaataggAGGAACGATTGTTCTGAAAATTCAATTTGAACTTTACGTTCTGTAAGTGTCCAGGATGGCAGCAACCGATGCAACTGTCGAACAgttagaaaacaaaaccgCGACGTTGAAGTTGGAAAACACAACTAAGCGTGATACACTTATTGGATGGGAAAAGGAgtatcaaaagaaatgggaaaatgaaaaggtGTTTGAAGCAAACGCACCTTTAGAGGACATGACTCCTGAAGAATTGCGCGaaaaatatccaaaattCTTTGGTAACATGCCATACCCTTATATGAACGGAAGCCTTCACCTTGGCCATGCTTTCACCTTATCTAAGGTTGAGTTTGCCTGTGCTTTCGAACGTCTACAGGGAAAGCGCGTTCTTTTTCCCATGGGTTTCCACTGCACTGGTATGCCCATCTGCGCTAGTGCTGATAAGCTCTCCCGCGAAATGGAAATCTTTGGTCCTAATTTCGTTATTCCAGAGGAACAAGAGCATGTTGTTGGTCCCAACCAAGAAACCGCCAAAAATGAGGACGTCACTAAGCATAGCGGTAAAAAGAGTAAGGCTGCTGCTAAGACAGCTGCCGTCAAGTACCAATTCCAAATTATGGAATCTCTAGGCGTTCCTCGTCAGGAAATTAGCAAGTTTGCTGATGCCAAGTACTGGCTTGAATACTTCCCTCCCTTGTGTCGTAGAGACTGCACTGGTTTTGGTCTAGGCATTGACTGGCGCCGTTCTTTCATTACTACTGACGCGAACCCTTACTATGACTCATTTGTTCGTTGGCAAGTTAACCATTTACATAACGCTGGCAAAATTAAGTTTGGTGAACGTTATACAGTATATTCTATTAAAGATGGCCAGCCTTGCATGGATCATGACCGTAAAAGTGGTGAAGGTGTAGGCCCTCAGGAGTACACAGGACTTAAGATGCAAGTTTTGAACTTCCCTGATGCTGCCCATGAAGCTTTAACTTCCATTGATTTATCAATTAACAAGGTCTTCATGATTGCAGCCACCCTTCGTCCCGAAACTATGTACGGTCAAACAAATTGCTTTGTTGGTCCCAGCTTGACTTACGGTATTTATGAGGGCCTTGTCCCCGGAGAACTGTACATCTGTACCCGTAGAGCCGCTAGCAACATGGCCTTCCAAGGTCTTTTGCGTGAACGCGGTGTTGTCAAAGAGCTTGGTACTATTAAGGGACAACAGCTCGTTGGAGCTCGTATCAATGCTCCTTTGTCTGTTTATCGTGAGGTTTATGTCTTACCTATGGAAAGTGTTTTACCAACCAAGGGTACTGGTGTCGTTACATCTGTCCCTAGTGGCTCTCCTGATGATTATGCTACTCTTACTGAACTCCGTAAGAAAGCTGAATTTTATCACTTGAACCCAGACTGGATGAAGTATGACGCTGTTCCTATCATCCGTACACCTTCTTTTGGTGACCTGACTGCCGAATTCTTATGTAAGAAGCTGAAAATCCAAAGCCCCAAGGATGTTAAGCAATTGGCTGAAGCAAAGGAATTGGCTTATAAGGAGGATTTCTATCACGGAGTTATGATTATCGGTGATTACAATGGCGAAAAGGTCGAGGTTGCTAAGCCCAAGGTTCGCCAAGATTTGATTAAGCAAAGCCtggcttttgtttacaacGAACCAGAGGGACAAGTCATTAGCCGTAGTGGTGATGACTGCATTGTTGCCTTGTGTGACCAATGGTTTTTGAACTATGGTGAGGCTAGCTGGAAGGCAATTACCGAAGTCGCTTTAGAACGTTTGAACACTTTCTCCCCTGAGGTCCGTAATGGCTTCAAGAAGAACTTGGATTGGCTCTC
This window harbors:
- the aif1 gene encoding mitochondrial inner membrane anchored oxidoreductase Aif1, with translation MQGLLKFTKFQPLYSSGYSKARSLVQPLQLLIQRRKFSMSNLVGKQGKGVQGRQYELDFDRTTVAKNGTKTEAKVLGTAFNVLLVRAKNQYFATAGKCSHYGAPLVNGAVTSNGRIVCPWHGACFDSATGDVEDSPAIAGLRTFPISSAEDGRLFIEVEDQGDGGSKFLQPAGCWRNKAAEVYEKGSVQTQAAAPHVCIVGGGKGASVAAEYLRERNYKGRITVLTREDVTPYDRPKLSKTLLHDHSKIALRSKEYYDDLDIEFRFKSNVNKIDPKAKTVHFGENESLDYSKLILATGGEANKFPLPGLDASNVYCLRSLADATKLASATNESGKKKDIAIIGSSFIGLELAVALKDHNVSVVGMESAPFEKIMGKEMGNAIKALHEQNNIHFFLENSIKEAQKSSADPSIVDKVVLKDGEIIPAEVVVLAVGVKPNLSYIADHVQLEKDGGVKVDKNCRVEGLDDVYAVGDIAHAPYAGLPENGNTRIEHWDVAGNTGRVAANHILLGENAEYTTKSFTPFFWSAQGKQIRYCGNNAAEGFDDIVVQGSVPDYKFAMFYTKGEKVVGVSSIMKDPTVSQCSRLFLTGSMPTKSQLKEGFDVCSIGL
- the lrs1 gene encoding cytoplasmic leucine-tRNA ligase Lrs1, with protein sequence MAATDATVEQLENKTATLKLENTTKRDTLIGWEKEYQKKWENEKVFEANAPLEDMTPEELREKYPKFFGNMPYPYMNGSLHLGHAFTLSKVEFACAFERLQGKRVLFPMGFHCTGMPICASADKLSREMEIFGPNFVIPEEQEHVVGPNQETAKNEDVTKHSGKKSKAAAKTAAVKYQFQIMESLGVPRQEISKFADAKYWLEYFPPLCRRDCTGFGLGIDWRRSFITTDANPYYDSFVRWQVNHLHNAGKIKFGERYTVYSIKDGQPCMDHDRKSGEGVGPQEYTGLKMQVLNFPDAAHEALTSIDLSINKVFMIAATLRPETMYGQTNCFVGPSLTYGIYEGLVPGELYICTRRAASNMAFQGLLRERGVVKELGTIKGQQLVGARINAPLSVYREVYVLPMESVLPTKGTGVVTSVPSGSPDDYATLTELRKKAEFYHLNPDWMKYDAVPIIRTPSFGDLTAEFLCKKLKIQSPKDVKQLAEAKELAYKEDFYHGVMIIGDYNGEKVEVAKPKVRQDLIKQSLAFVYNEPEGQVISRSGDDCIVALCDQWFLNYGEASWKAITEVALERLNTFSPEVRNGFKKNLDWLSQWACARSYGLGSRLPWDPQFLVESLTDSTIYMAFYTIAHLLQGAPNGSVPGALNLKPEEMTPEVWDYVFRDGAKPTNTSITDEALFKLRREFQYFYPFDIRVSGKDLVPNHLTFCLYTHTAIFDEKYWPKGIRANGHLLMNGEKMSKSTGNFMTLHEASKKFGADATRLALADAGDTVDDANFEEAMANSAILRLFTQEAWCREMVEKADELRSGPYNFHDSVFDNEINQLIEYAYEAYNATSYKVALKNSFYDLQNARDWYREVTAERGMHRDLVLRWIEIQVLMLAPFTPHWSEQLWLAVLKKPSSIHVSGRFPRASKAVNTALSNSLQYVRTLTKVIREAEAGQLKRQRKGKGMLFDPSKPKRLSIFVADQFPEWQAQYVSLLQKFYNEAENKFDDKAIISNVDKKAMKVAMPFIQQFKQSVINRGEHVAASSIFSRELGFNELDVLQEVKPYLIGNVGIKELRIIHIQKRTDDSAPITGLVESGPEAGTTIEIAANFANAVPGQPTFLFENVTA